The DNA segment gccgcaagaatattatatgtggatcgggttgcacatcgcaataatgatataattggatcgggttacgCGCCGCTACAATGATATAAGTGGATCGGATTGCACATCACAATAGTGATAAATggtatggatcaggttgcacgtcgcaacaatttTGTTATGTGTtaggatcaggttgcgcgccgcaacaagtAATGATCTAAAGTTTTTATAGATTGGTTACATGTTCCTTATTGTTCTGTTGTAAATTCTAAGTTGTCCCTATGCCTTTTCTTGATTTGCTGTTGATATTGATACACCCctgcagcatgtaccccctcccatctttacttgtttattcctattttattttccgttgtatatcatataactgcacacgtttatttggtagtctggcccTAGCCTtgttactacttcgccgaggttaggctaggcacttaccaacacatgaggtcggttgtgttgatactacactctgcactatttgcagatcccggagcagcttttggacagtagcatttggggtggctgccttcagtccagctagagatcccgaggtagtcctgcaggcgtccgcaggcccggcgttctcttctatcttattatgtactctgttttcatttgatTCCGAGACAGACTGTATTTCTTTCAGATCTTTGTCGTAGTAatcatagacagtccgtgatattgtgacatcggattccgggtagagacgtatgttggaaaagtagtactggctttggttattttatcaatttaagtcttccgcttgttttATTTATCATTAATATTCAATGTTGATTACCTGTTAATCCCAGTTGTTAAAAAGGGATAAAATGAAAGGGTTAGTGGTTCTTCATTTGCGCggtttgcctagcttctacgagtaggcgccattaAGGGTGTACAAAGAAAACCGACAAACCGTACCAATCCGATAATCcaagtcaaaccgagaaaaaaaacccgAGTGGTTGgcttgatttggtttggtgttggaaaaaaaaaacccgaccataattggtttggtttggttttaactaaagaaagtcaaaccgaaaccaaaccaacccgacattatatatatagaagttttagatatatttaatatataaatatatttattgtgatgtaatttataaatatttcttaaaaaatttcataattttatcttttaaggtattattttaatgttggacttagaacttttgactattccaataagttttatagccattaatattagtaaattaaataatgctaacaaaagcccaaaccaaaatcaaatcaatactaatgctaacaaaaaatatttaattcaatagtcaatactacgaacgagaatgtattgaatatttattttttgttttgcaataatttatataaaaatatataacctatttttatcttttctttagcgtttagtcatgtaattaatactttCTTATTAGTCTACTTACTTTAGTATAACTTAGCACTTttagattatatttatttttattatggttttttaattagcaatattcttattacataattttattgtctttatcgttgaatattttaggataatgccataacacatctcatattttgtattattttcttggaaaatactttatacaGTTGTATCTTAcaaggattaaagaaatatttgagtacaagttatatgttttgttctacgaaaattttaccggaaaaaaactctgaaaaacccaaaaacccgagaaaaaccgagattgaaaatccgacttttattggtttggtttagtCTTTAGATTTAGTAACCCGAcgcaattggtttggtttggtaatcgtaaaatccgaaccaacccgacctatgtacacccctaatcgccatcacgacttccgaagGTGGGAAATCTGGATCGTGACATTATTGTAAAGAAATTATTGAGTAGAAGTGGAAATTACAGACCACATCAAATTTCTCGAGCCTAAGAGAAGTGTCAACGTCAAGAATTACAATAGAGTTCCAAAACTGAGAAGTAAACTATAGGGAAGACATGAGACTTGGAATGATCCAAATTAAAGCACTCCATTATCATTACATCACAAACAGAGGATTATGATTGTTATAAACACTACATCATTTatctatcttcctcttcttcacaaacaaaataaATGTCTATAGCCCAAAATTAACACAACGAAACGCGAAAAGTGAACAAAACCATAAAACTTAAATCACCCAAACTTGATCATAAATTTTCTGACAAGGATATCAAAATCAAAACTTACTTACTGGTAATTATCAGTCCAACTTTTACTAtaaaaacagaaataagaaaTTACCACTTCATTGCTCTTGTATATTCAAATCGAAAGAATCTTTAATTTGAAGAAGGTCCTCCCAAATTATAATTATAATAGTGAAGAGGAAGCGCTCCAAATTGGTGCAAAACATCATGAGAAGAATTGGCCAAATCATCAGCTCTTTTCAATAAATTGTTCTTCAATACTTCCATGGAAGCCATGCATTCTTGGAGTTCTTGCAACCCTAAATTGTCCAAAGACAAATCTTCCCACCAATTATTAGTCCCACTATCACCAACACTCACAGCTTTCTCCTTGTCCAAAATTCCCATTGCTTCCAAATACTTCTTCTTACTTTCTTCTTCAATTTGAAGCCTAAGAGCGGCACTAAACCCGTCTTCATCACGCCCTCCTGTTTCGTAGCGATTGATAACAGAGTCCACACAAGGGTTTCCAAAGGAATAGACTTTACCAGCAGGAGATTCAACAATGACAGCAACTTCAGCGCCGCACAATGCGCTCAGTTCGCTCGCTTTCTTGAACACCCCCGCCCGCCGCTTCGAGAACGTCACTTGTAAACTGTTTCTGTTTGCTATTTTCTCTATTCTGATCTTTTGCCGTCCTTTGCTCCTTTTCTTGATTTCCTTTTCCCAATCCTCATTCTCATTCTTCTTCTCCATTCTTGTTTCTGTTACTCACCGGGATCTTCTAATTTGCTTTTCTTGGAGACTTGGTTTTTTGAGACTAAATATAGAACGATTAATCATAGAAAGGAGAAGAACAATTATAGGAGAAAGTAATTTTACTTCATTAAATTTGGTAACCAAATCTTCCCTACAGCGTGGCGATATGG comes from the Nicotiana sylvestris chromosome 4, ASM39365v2, whole genome shotgun sequence genome and includes:
- the LOC104221387 gene encoding agamous-like MADS-box protein AGL62, with product MEKKNENEDWEKEIKKRSKGRQKIRIEKIANRNSLQVTFSKRRAGVFKKASELSALCGAEVAVIVESPAGKVYSFGNPCVDSVINRYETGGRDEDGFSAALRLQIEEESKKKYLEAMGILDKEKAVSVGDSGTNNWWEDLSLDNLGLQELQECMASMEVLKNNLLKRADDLANSSHDVLHQFGALPLHYYNYNLGGPSSN